From a single Larimichthys crocea isolate SSNF chromosome XIII, L_crocea_2.0, whole genome shotgun sequence genomic region:
- the arnt gene encoding aryl hydrocarbon receptor nuclear translocator isoform X4 — MLFPTDMSSSNPDLPDPNLGMGASGTQASGGAVVPKGTNKRRAASDFDDDDDSKLFRCDDDTGGSNDKERFARENHSEIERRRRNKMTAYITELSDMVPTCSALARKPDKLTILRMAVSHMKSLRGSGNTNTDGSYKPSFLTDQELKHLILEAADGFLFVVSCETGRVVYVSDSLTPVLNQTQSDWLGSSLYDQLHPDDTEKLREQLSTAENNNTGRMLDLKTGTVKKEGQQSSARMSMGARRSFICRMRCGSFPVEPMSINRLNFLRIRNRNGLGAAKEGEPQYVVVHCTGYIKSWPPAGVSLTDDEADNTQGSRYCLVAIGRLQVTCCPGDTDVNSFSVPVEFISRHNCQGMFTFVDHRCVSAVGYQPQELLGKNILEFAHPEDQGLLRDSFQQVVKLKGQVLSVMFRFRSKSREWIWMRTSSFTFQNPFSEAIEYIICTNVNVKQLQQQAELEGGGTRDSLYEAGPVTLSQMPGQPVTAAGPDHNKSLEKPELYPSLFQGPDQTKVLPATPAPSAQIYSPAPNFTAGRSNEVYSRPVNMTQQIPPQMTQPGHSAGQMLAQMSSRQNGVPHSAAPSSTGTPIHGGPAGGGWPGAGARPQFNNQQVAPQAAKTMSPPFARMGGFGGGSSTSFDQMPTGASPTTTSGANYPAHNVRASLNNNGYDGSQSGAQFPSRAAEAVWPQWQGQQHPQGNAEQHPHAQGNQQDMFPDVLSMLDQPANFNSDDFEIPIYPPFNE; from the exons atgttattcCCCACGGACATGTCCTCTTCAAACCCAG ACTTACCAGACCCTAATCTGGGTATGGGGGCAAGTGGGACCCAAGCAAGTGGCGGGGCAGTTGTACCAAAAGGGACCAACAAAAGAAGAGCTGC GTCAgactttgatgatgatgatgacagcaaGTTGTTCAG gTGTGATGATGACACAGGAGGCTCCAATGACAAAGAGCGCTTTGCCAG GGAGAATCACAGTGAGATTGAGAGGCGGAGGCGAAACAAGATGACCGCCTACATCACAGAATTGTCGGACATGGTGCCTACCTGCAGCGCACTAGCACGGAAACCGGACAAACTAACCATTCTACGAATGGCTGTGTCCCACATGAAGTCGCTGAGAGGAAGTGGCAACACCAACACAGATGGGTCATACAAACCATCTTTTCTCACTGACCag GAACTGAAGCATCTCATACTGGAGGCAGCTGACGGCTTCCTGTTTGTGGTGTCTTGTGAGACCGGCCGTGTTGTTTATGTCTCGGACTCCCTGACACCCGTCCTCAATCAGACACAGTCTGACTGGCTCGGCTCGTCTCTTTATGATCAGCTCCACCCAGATGACACAGAAAAGCTTAGGGAGCAGCTCTCGACTGCAGAGAATAACAACACAG GCAGGATGTTGGACTTGAAGACAGGAACAGTGAAGAAGGAAGGACAGCAGTCGTCAGCCAGAATGAGTATGGGCGCTCGTCGATCGTTCATCTGCAGAATGAG GTGTGGCTCTTTTCCAGTGGAACCGATGTCCATAAACAGACTGAACTTCCTTCGGATTAGAAACAG GAATGGTTTGGGTGCCGCCAAGGAAGGGGAGCCCCAGTACGTAGTGGTGCACTGTACAGGATACATCAAATCCTGGCCCCCTGCAG GCGTATCGTTAACAGACGATGAAGCAGACAACACTCAGGGGAGTCGCTATTGTCTAGTTGCCATCGGAAGATTACAG gTGACTTGTTGCCCAGGTGACACAGACGTCAACAGTTTCAGTGTTCCAGTCGAGTTCATCTCACGCCATAACTGCCAGGGCATGTTCACCTTCGTAGACCACCGCTGTGTCTCTGCGGTGGGCTACCAGCCCCAG GAATTACTGGGCAAGAATATTCTCGAGTTCGCCCATCCTGAAGACCAGGGCTTACTGAGAGACAGTTTCCAACAG GTGGTGAAGCTGAAGGGCCAGGTCCTGTCGGTGATGTTTCGGTTTCGCTCCAAATCAAGAGAATGGATCTGGATGAGAACCAGCTCCTTCACCTTCCAGAACCCTTTTTCAGAGGCCATTGAGTACATCATCTGTACCAACGTCAATGTCAA GCAGTTACAGCAGCAGGCCGAACTAGAGGGAGGTGGAACCAGAGACAGTCTGTATGAGGCAGGACCAGTCACCCTCTCACAG ATGCCGGGACAgccagtgacagcagcagggccGGACCACAACAAGAGCCTTGAGAAGCCAGAGCTCTACCCCTCCCTTTTCCAAGGTCCAGATCAGACCAAGGTCCTGCCTGCCACCCCCGCTCCCTCTGCACAGATCTACTCACCAGCCCCCAACTTCACTGCTGGTCGTTCTAATGAAGTGTACAG CAGGCCGGTCAATATGACCCAACAGATACCTCCACAGATGACACAGCCAGGCCACTCAGCAGGGCAGATGCTGGCTCAGATGTCGTCTCGTCAGAATGGCGTCCCACACTCAGCTGCCCCCTCCAGCACTGGTACCCCCATCCATGGAGGACCAGCAGGAGGAGGGTGGCCTGGAGCTGGAGCTAGACCACAATTTAATAACCAG CAGGTGGCTCCCCAAGCAGCAAAGACCATGTCTCCGCCTTTTGCTCGCATGGGAGGATTTGGAGGCGGCTCTTCCACCTCTTTCGACCAGATGCCTACAGGTGCTTCTCCCACCACAACCAGTGGGGCAAACTACCCGGCCCATAACGTCCGTGCCAGCCTCAACAACAATGGTTATG ACGGCTCTCAGTCTGGAGCACAGTTTCCTTCCCGAGCAGCAGAGGCAGTGTGGCCCCAGTGGCAAGGCCAGCAGCACCCGCAGGGCAATGCAGAGCAGCATCCTCACGCTCAGGGCAACCAGCAAGACATGTTTCCT GATGTGTTGTCTATGCTGGACCAGCCTGCCAACTTCAACAGCGATGACTTTGAGATCCCCATCTACCCTCCATTTAACGAGTGA
- the arnt gene encoding aryl hydrocarbon receptor nuclear translocator isoform X1: MLFPTDMSSSNPDLPDPNLGMGASGTQASGGAVVPKGTNKRRAASDFDDDDDSKLFRCDDDTGGSNDKERFARFLEEDQSFADKEKLARENHSEIERRRRNKMTAYITELSDMVPTCSALARKPDKLTILRMAVSHMKSLRGSGNTNTDGSYKPSFLTDQELKHLILEAADGFLFVVSCETGRVVYVSDSLTPVLNQTQSDWLGSSLYDQLHPDDTEKLREQLSTAENNNTGRMLDLKTGTVKKEGQQSSARMSMGARRSFICRMRCGSFPVEPMSINRLNFLRIRNRNGLGAAKEGEPQYVVVHCTGYIKSWPPAGVSLTDDEADNTQGSRYCLVAIGRLQVTCCPGDTDVNSFSVPVEFISRHNCQGMFTFVDHRCVSAVGYQPQELLGKNILEFAHPEDQGLLRDSFQQVVKLKGQVLSVMFRFRSKSREWIWMRTSSFTFQNPFSEAIEYIICTNVNVNRNSTQDPLTPISSPGGSLPPSLGQNSPNCPAVVLSPGQVATRQLQQQAELEGGGTRDSLYEAGPVTLSQMPGQPVTAAGPDHNKSLEKPELYPSLFQGPDQTKVLPATPAPSAQIYSPAPNFTAGRSNEVYSRPVNMTQQIPPQMTQPGHSAGQMLAQMSSRQNGVPHSAAPSSTGTPIHGGPAGGGWPGAGARPQFNNQQVAPQAAKTMSPPFARMGGFGGGSSTSFDQMPTGASPTTTSGANYPAHNVRASLNNNGYDGSQSGAQFPSRAAEAVWPQWQGQQHPQGNAEQHPHAQGNQQDMFPDVLSMLDQPANFNSDDFEIPIYPPFNE; the protein is encoded by the exons atgttattcCCCACGGACATGTCCTCTTCAAACCCAG ACTTACCAGACCCTAATCTGGGTATGGGGGCAAGTGGGACCCAAGCAAGTGGCGGGGCAGTTGTACCAAAAGGGACCAACAAAAGAAGAGCTGC GTCAgactttgatgatgatgatgacagcaaGTTGTTCAG gTGTGATGATGACACAGGAGGCTCCAATGACAAAGAGCGCTTTGCCAG GTTTTTGGAAGAAGATCAGAGTTTTGCAGATAAGGAAAAACTAGCCAG GGAGAATCACAGTGAGATTGAGAGGCGGAGGCGAAACAAGATGACCGCCTACATCACAGAATTGTCGGACATGGTGCCTACCTGCAGCGCACTAGCACGGAAACCGGACAAACTAACCATTCTACGAATGGCTGTGTCCCACATGAAGTCGCTGAGAGGAAGTGGCAACACCAACACAGATGGGTCATACAAACCATCTTTTCTCACTGACCag GAACTGAAGCATCTCATACTGGAGGCAGCTGACGGCTTCCTGTTTGTGGTGTCTTGTGAGACCGGCCGTGTTGTTTATGTCTCGGACTCCCTGACACCCGTCCTCAATCAGACACAGTCTGACTGGCTCGGCTCGTCTCTTTATGATCAGCTCCACCCAGATGACACAGAAAAGCTTAGGGAGCAGCTCTCGACTGCAGAGAATAACAACACAG GCAGGATGTTGGACTTGAAGACAGGAACAGTGAAGAAGGAAGGACAGCAGTCGTCAGCCAGAATGAGTATGGGCGCTCGTCGATCGTTCATCTGCAGAATGAG GTGTGGCTCTTTTCCAGTGGAACCGATGTCCATAAACAGACTGAACTTCCTTCGGATTAGAAACAG GAATGGTTTGGGTGCCGCCAAGGAAGGGGAGCCCCAGTACGTAGTGGTGCACTGTACAGGATACATCAAATCCTGGCCCCCTGCAG GCGTATCGTTAACAGACGATGAAGCAGACAACACTCAGGGGAGTCGCTATTGTCTAGTTGCCATCGGAAGATTACAG gTGACTTGTTGCCCAGGTGACACAGACGTCAACAGTTTCAGTGTTCCAGTCGAGTTCATCTCACGCCATAACTGCCAGGGCATGTTCACCTTCGTAGACCACCGCTGTGTCTCTGCGGTGGGCTACCAGCCCCAG GAATTACTGGGCAAGAATATTCTCGAGTTCGCCCATCCTGAAGACCAGGGCTTACTGAGAGACAGTTTCCAACAG GTGGTGAAGCTGAAGGGCCAGGTCCTGTCGGTGATGTTTCGGTTTCGCTCCAAATCAAGAGAATGGATCTGGATGAGAACCAGCTCCTTCACCTTCCAGAACCCTTTTTCAGAGGCCATTGAGTACATCATCTGTACCAACGTCAATGTCAA TAGAAATTCAACACAGGACCCTCTCACTCCCATCTCCTCCCCTGGGGGTTCGCTGCCCCCCTCCCTGGGCCAGAACAGCCCAAACTGCCCTGCTGTAGTGCTCAGCCCTGGGCAGGTGGCCACCAG GCAGTTACAGCAGCAGGCCGAACTAGAGGGAGGTGGAACCAGAGACAGTCTGTATGAGGCAGGACCAGTCACCCTCTCACAG ATGCCGGGACAgccagtgacagcagcagggccGGACCACAACAAGAGCCTTGAGAAGCCAGAGCTCTACCCCTCCCTTTTCCAAGGTCCAGATCAGACCAAGGTCCTGCCTGCCACCCCCGCTCCCTCTGCACAGATCTACTCACCAGCCCCCAACTTCACTGCTGGTCGTTCTAATGAAGTGTACAG CAGGCCGGTCAATATGACCCAACAGATACCTCCACAGATGACACAGCCAGGCCACTCAGCAGGGCAGATGCTGGCTCAGATGTCGTCTCGTCAGAATGGCGTCCCACACTCAGCTGCCCCCTCCAGCACTGGTACCCCCATCCATGGAGGACCAGCAGGAGGAGGGTGGCCTGGAGCTGGAGCTAGACCACAATTTAATAACCAG CAGGTGGCTCCCCAAGCAGCAAAGACCATGTCTCCGCCTTTTGCTCGCATGGGAGGATTTGGAGGCGGCTCTTCCACCTCTTTCGACCAGATGCCTACAGGTGCTTCTCCCACCACAACCAGTGGGGCAAACTACCCGGCCCATAACGTCCGTGCCAGCCTCAACAACAATGGTTATG ACGGCTCTCAGTCTGGAGCACAGTTTCCTTCCCGAGCAGCAGAGGCAGTGTGGCCCCAGTGGCAAGGCCAGCAGCACCCGCAGGGCAATGCAGAGCAGCATCCTCACGCTCAGGGCAACCAGCAAGACATGTTTCCT GATGTGTTGTCTATGCTGGACCAGCCTGCCAACTTCAACAGCGATGACTTTGAGATCCCCATCTACCCTCCATTTAACGAGTGA
- the arnt gene encoding aryl hydrocarbon receptor nuclear translocator isoform X2, producing the protein MLFPTDMSSSNPDLPDPNLGMGASGTQASGGAVVPKGTNKRRAASDFDDDDDSKLFRCDDDTGGSNDKERFARENHSEIERRRRNKMTAYITELSDMVPTCSALARKPDKLTILRMAVSHMKSLRGSGNTNTDGSYKPSFLTDQELKHLILEAADGFLFVVSCETGRVVYVSDSLTPVLNQTQSDWLGSSLYDQLHPDDTEKLREQLSTAENNNTGRMLDLKTGTVKKEGQQSSARMSMGARRSFICRMRCGSFPVEPMSINRLNFLRIRNRNGLGAAKEGEPQYVVVHCTGYIKSWPPAGVSLTDDEADNTQGSRYCLVAIGRLQVTCCPGDTDVNSFSVPVEFISRHNCQGMFTFVDHRCVSAVGYQPQELLGKNILEFAHPEDQGLLRDSFQQVVKLKGQVLSVMFRFRSKSREWIWMRTSSFTFQNPFSEAIEYIICTNVNVNRNSTQDPLTPISSPGGSLPPSLGQNSPNCPAVVLSPGQVATRQLQQQAELEGGGTRDSLYEAGPVTLSQMPGQPVTAAGPDHNKSLEKPELYPSLFQGPDQTKVLPATPAPSAQIYSPAPNFTAGRSNEVYSRPVNMTQQIPPQMTQPGHSAGQMLAQMSSRQNGVPHSAAPSSTGTPIHGGPAGGGWPGAGARPQFNNQQVAPQAAKTMSPPFARMGGFGGGSSTSFDQMPTGASPTTTSGANYPAHNVRASLNNNGYDGSQSGAQFPSRAAEAVWPQWQGQQHPQGNAEQHPHAQGNQQDMFPDVLSMLDQPANFNSDDFEIPIYPPFNE; encoded by the exons atgttattcCCCACGGACATGTCCTCTTCAAACCCAG ACTTACCAGACCCTAATCTGGGTATGGGGGCAAGTGGGACCCAAGCAAGTGGCGGGGCAGTTGTACCAAAAGGGACCAACAAAAGAAGAGCTGC GTCAgactttgatgatgatgatgacagcaaGTTGTTCAG gTGTGATGATGACACAGGAGGCTCCAATGACAAAGAGCGCTTTGCCAG GGAGAATCACAGTGAGATTGAGAGGCGGAGGCGAAACAAGATGACCGCCTACATCACAGAATTGTCGGACATGGTGCCTACCTGCAGCGCACTAGCACGGAAACCGGACAAACTAACCATTCTACGAATGGCTGTGTCCCACATGAAGTCGCTGAGAGGAAGTGGCAACACCAACACAGATGGGTCATACAAACCATCTTTTCTCACTGACCag GAACTGAAGCATCTCATACTGGAGGCAGCTGACGGCTTCCTGTTTGTGGTGTCTTGTGAGACCGGCCGTGTTGTTTATGTCTCGGACTCCCTGACACCCGTCCTCAATCAGACACAGTCTGACTGGCTCGGCTCGTCTCTTTATGATCAGCTCCACCCAGATGACACAGAAAAGCTTAGGGAGCAGCTCTCGACTGCAGAGAATAACAACACAG GCAGGATGTTGGACTTGAAGACAGGAACAGTGAAGAAGGAAGGACAGCAGTCGTCAGCCAGAATGAGTATGGGCGCTCGTCGATCGTTCATCTGCAGAATGAG GTGTGGCTCTTTTCCAGTGGAACCGATGTCCATAAACAGACTGAACTTCCTTCGGATTAGAAACAG GAATGGTTTGGGTGCCGCCAAGGAAGGGGAGCCCCAGTACGTAGTGGTGCACTGTACAGGATACATCAAATCCTGGCCCCCTGCAG GCGTATCGTTAACAGACGATGAAGCAGACAACACTCAGGGGAGTCGCTATTGTCTAGTTGCCATCGGAAGATTACAG gTGACTTGTTGCCCAGGTGACACAGACGTCAACAGTTTCAGTGTTCCAGTCGAGTTCATCTCACGCCATAACTGCCAGGGCATGTTCACCTTCGTAGACCACCGCTGTGTCTCTGCGGTGGGCTACCAGCCCCAG GAATTACTGGGCAAGAATATTCTCGAGTTCGCCCATCCTGAAGACCAGGGCTTACTGAGAGACAGTTTCCAACAG GTGGTGAAGCTGAAGGGCCAGGTCCTGTCGGTGATGTTTCGGTTTCGCTCCAAATCAAGAGAATGGATCTGGATGAGAACCAGCTCCTTCACCTTCCAGAACCCTTTTTCAGAGGCCATTGAGTACATCATCTGTACCAACGTCAATGTCAA TAGAAATTCAACACAGGACCCTCTCACTCCCATCTCCTCCCCTGGGGGTTCGCTGCCCCCCTCCCTGGGCCAGAACAGCCCAAACTGCCCTGCTGTAGTGCTCAGCCCTGGGCAGGTGGCCACCAG GCAGTTACAGCAGCAGGCCGAACTAGAGGGAGGTGGAACCAGAGACAGTCTGTATGAGGCAGGACCAGTCACCCTCTCACAG ATGCCGGGACAgccagtgacagcagcagggccGGACCACAACAAGAGCCTTGAGAAGCCAGAGCTCTACCCCTCCCTTTTCCAAGGTCCAGATCAGACCAAGGTCCTGCCTGCCACCCCCGCTCCCTCTGCACAGATCTACTCACCAGCCCCCAACTTCACTGCTGGTCGTTCTAATGAAGTGTACAG CAGGCCGGTCAATATGACCCAACAGATACCTCCACAGATGACACAGCCAGGCCACTCAGCAGGGCAGATGCTGGCTCAGATGTCGTCTCGTCAGAATGGCGTCCCACACTCAGCTGCCCCCTCCAGCACTGGTACCCCCATCCATGGAGGACCAGCAGGAGGAGGGTGGCCTGGAGCTGGAGCTAGACCACAATTTAATAACCAG CAGGTGGCTCCCCAAGCAGCAAAGACCATGTCTCCGCCTTTTGCTCGCATGGGAGGATTTGGAGGCGGCTCTTCCACCTCTTTCGACCAGATGCCTACAGGTGCTTCTCCCACCACAACCAGTGGGGCAAACTACCCGGCCCATAACGTCCGTGCCAGCCTCAACAACAATGGTTATG ACGGCTCTCAGTCTGGAGCACAGTTTCCTTCCCGAGCAGCAGAGGCAGTGTGGCCCCAGTGGCAAGGCCAGCAGCACCCGCAGGGCAATGCAGAGCAGCATCCTCACGCTCAGGGCAACCAGCAAGACATGTTTCCT GATGTGTTGTCTATGCTGGACCAGCCTGCCAACTTCAACAGCGATGACTTTGAGATCCCCATCTACCCTCCATTTAACGAGTGA
- the arnt gene encoding aryl hydrocarbon receptor nuclear translocator isoform X3, producing MLFPTDMSSSNPDLPDPNLGMGASGTQASGGAVVPKGTNKRRAASDFDDDDDSKLFRCDDDTGGSNDKERFARFLEEDQSFADKEKLARENHSEIERRRRNKMTAYITELSDMVPTCSALARKPDKLTILRMAVSHMKSLRGSGNTNTDGSYKPSFLTDQELKHLILEAADGFLFVVSCETGRVVYVSDSLTPVLNQTQSDWLGSSLYDQLHPDDTEKLREQLSTAENNNTGRMLDLKTGTVKKEGQQSSARMSMGARRSFICRMRCGSFPVEPMSINRLNFLRIRNRNGLGAAKEGEPQYVVVHCTGYIKSWPPAGVSLTDDEADNTQGSRYCLVAIGRLQVTCCPGDTDVNSFSVPVEFISRHNCQGMFTFVDHRCVSAVGYQPQELLGKNILEFAHPEDQGLLRDSFQQVVKLKGQVLSVMFRFRSKSREWIWMRTSSFTFQNPFSEAIEYIICTNVNVKQLQQQAELEGGGTRDSLYEAGPVTLSQMPGQPVTAAGPDHNKSLEKPELYPSLFQGPDQTKVLPATPAPSAQIYSPAPNFTAGRSNEVYSRPVNMTQQIPPQMTQPGHSAGQMLAQMSSRQNGVPHSAAPSSTGTPIHGGPAGGGWPGAGARPQFNNQQVAPQAAKTMSPPFARMGGFGGGSSTSFDQMPTGASPTTTSGANYPAHNVRASLNNNGYDGSQSGAQFPSRAAEAVWPQWQGQQHPQGNAEQHPHAQGNQQDMFPDVLSMLDQPANFNSDDFEIPIYPPFNE from the exons atgttattcCCCACGGACATGTCCTCTTCAAACCCAG ACTTACCAGACCCTAATCTGGGTATGGGGGCAAGTGGGACCCAAGCAAGTGGCGGGGCAGTTGTACCAAAAGGGACCAACAAAAGAAGAGCTGC GTCAgactttgatgatgatgatgacagcaaGTTGTTCAG gTGTGATGATGACACAGGAGGCTCCAATGACAAAGAGCGCTTTGCCAG GTTTTTGGAAGAAGATCAGAGTTTTGCAGATAAGGAAAAACTAGCCAG GGAGAATCACAGTGAGATTGAGAGGCGGAGGCGAAACAAGATGACCGCCTACATCACAGAATTGTCGGACATGGTGCCTACCTGCAGCGCACTAGCACGGAAACCGGACAAACTAACCATTCTACGAATGGCTGTGTCCCACATGAAGTCGCTGAGAGGAAGTGGCAACACCAACACAGATGGGTCATACAAACCATCTTTTCTCACTGACCag GAACTGAAGCATCTCATACTGGAGGCAGCTGACGGCTTCCTGTTTGTGGTGTCTTGTGAGACCGGCCGTGTTGTTTATGTCTCGGACTCCCTGACACCCGTCCTCAATCAGACACAGTCTGACTGGCTCGGCTCGTCTCTTTATGATCAGCTCCACCCAGATGACACAGAAAAGCTTAGGGAGCAGCTCTCGACTGCAGAGAATAACAACACAG GCAGGATGTTGGACTTGAAGACAGGAACAGTGAAGAAGGAAGGACAGCAGTCGTCAGCCAGAATGAGTATGGGCGCTCGTCGATCGTTCATCTGCAGAATGAG GTGTGGCTCTTTTCCAGTGGAACCGATGTCCATAAACAGACTGAACTTCCTTCGGATTAGAAACAG GAATGGTTTGGGTGCCGCCAAGGAAGGGGAGCCCCAGTACGTAGTGGTGCACTGTACAGGATACATCAAATCCTGGCCCCCTGCAG GCGTATCGTTAACAGACGATGAAGCAGACAACACTCAGGGGAGTCGCTATTGTCTAGTTGCCATCGGAAGATTACAG gTGACTTGTTGCCCAGGTGACACAGACGTCAACAGTTTCAGTGTTCCAGTCGAGTTCATCTCACGCCATAACTGCCAGGGCATGTTCACCTTCGTAGACCACCGCTGTGTCTCTGCGGTGGGCTACCAGCCCCAG GAATTACTGGGCAAGAATATTCTCGAGTTCGCCCATCCTGAAGACCAGGGCTTACTGAGAGACAGTTTCCAACAG GTGGTGAAGCTGAAGGGCCAGGTCCTGTCGGTGATGTTTCGGTTTCGCTCCAAATCAAGAGAATGGATCTGGATGAGAACCAGCTCCTTCACCTTCCAGAACCCTTTTTCAGAGGCCATTGAGTACATCATCTGTACCAACGTCAATGTCAA GCAGTTACAGCAGCAGGCCGAACTAGAGGGAGGTGGAACCAGAGACAGTCTGTATGAGGCAGGACCAGTCACCCTCTCACAG ATGCCGGGACAgccagtgacagcagcagggccGGACCACAACAAGAGCCTTGAGAAGCCAGAGCTCTACCCCTCCCTTTTCCAAGGTCCAGATCAGACCAAGGTCCTGCCTGCCACCCCCGCTCCCTCTGCACAGATCTACTCACCAGCCCCCAACTTCACTGCTGGTCGTTCTAATGAAGTGTACAG CAGGCCGGTCAATATGACCCAACAGATACCTCCACAGATGACACAGCCAGGCCACTCAGCAGGGCAGATGCTGGCTCAGATGTCGTCTCGTCAGAATGGCGTCCCACACTCAGCTGCCCCCTCCAGCACTGGTACCCCCATCCATGGAGGACCAGCAGGAGGAGGGTGGCCTGGAGCTGGAGCTAGACCACAATTTAATAACCAG CAGGTGGCTCCCCAAGCAGCAAAGACCATGTCTCCGCCTTTTGCTCGCATGGGAGGATTTGGAGGCGGCTCTTCCACCTCTTTCGACCAGATGCCTACAGGTGCTTCTCCCACCACAACCAGTGGGGCAAACTACCCGGCCCATAACGTCCGTGCCAGCCTCAACAACAATGGTTATG ACGGCTCTCAGTCTGGAGCACAGTTTCCTTCCCGAGCAGCAGAGGCAGTGTGGCCCCAGTGGCAAGGCCAGCAGCACCCGCAGGGCAATGCAGAGCAGCATCCTCACGCTCAGGGCAACCAGCAAGACATGTTTCCT GATGTGTTGTCTATGCTGGACCAGCCTGCCAACTTCAACAGCGATGACTTTGAGATCCCCATCTACCCTCCATTTAACGAGTGA